From Oryzias melastigma strain HK-1 unplaced genomic scaffold, ASM292280v2 sc06546, whole genome shotgun sequence:
CACCTGCAGAGGGTGAGTAGatcatttttatatgtatacTGTATGTGGTCGGAGTACTAAATCCACTATAAGATgagggaaaacaaaaaccaacatgAGGTTTGGACAATCAAGATAGACAAGATGGATAATGTGGTAGTTGCTAGCGGTTACGGTGGGTCTTTGCATTAAATGAGAACATTGTGTAGATTTAACTTCACACACAGGGTCCCTCTTGGGTTTCTATCACTCCTACAAAATGCTCACAAACAACAACCGTCTCTCAGATGGCTGTGCAGAGTTGGCAACACAGATAGCGGTGATGAGTACTTATGGTTTAATATTGTCTCTTTTGTATGTTTGGAGCAAAGACAGCTTTAGCATTTGGTGTCTATTTAGCCTTTTGGTTATAAATTAAAACAGTCAAAGGTGTATTTTCTATGGTATGCATGAgctttttatcatcatttatCAAGTGCAACAGATTTCATGGAATCCAACAACTCTATCATCAGTGGTGGGTTTCCTTTAAGAATAATCAATGATCGTGTTTTGATTGTTCaaatattgataataatttttCTTGCCATCaatctttttttagtttccacTTTTTTCAGAAAGGATGTCTTTTATACAACCATGCGTTATGTCCTGTTTGCTGTGACTCTGCTGTCTGATTGTCTGTTTTTAGTAATGACAAACGCTCTGCTGACACTGAACTATTTTGGTATCACCCTACAGATGTGGTTGTGCTCTATTCTGTGCTTTATTGTGtctgtttacacatttgtcACACCTGTCACCCTCACAGCAATGACACTGGAGCGCTATGTGGCCATATGCATGCCCCTGCGGCACGCAGAGCTCTGCAGCATTCAAGGGGTTCTACAGCTCATGCTCATCATTCACTGCATCAGCGCTGTTCCCGTCACTGTTACACTCTCCATTTTCTCTGCCATTATGGCTCCAACCTTGTACACCAAGAATAGTGTTTGTTCTGTggagatgtttttattg
This genomic window contains:
- the LOC112140714 gene encoding odorant receptor 131-2-like, yielding MESNNSIISGGFPLRIINDRVLIVQILIIIFLAINLFLVSTFFRKDVFYTTMRYVLFAVTLLSDCLFLVMTNALLTLNYFGITLQMWLCSILCFIVSVYTFVTPVTLTAMTLERYVAICMPLRHAELCSIQGVLQLMLIIHCISAVPVTVTLSIFSAIMAPTLYTKNSVCSVEMFLLSDWQGHIRSAIGQLYFLMMFSVIVFCYVKIMRVAKTASGENKKSTWKGLRTVILHGFQLLLCLIQLWCPFIEVAVLQINFMLFINVRYFNYIMFFLAPRC